A part of Aspergillus flavus chromosome 1, complete sequence genomic DNA contains:
- the gprC gene encoding G protein-coupled glucose receptor regulating Gpa2-domain-containing protein has translation MSLAQVLSVLASQDDEGNSLARRLAYTDAGPTLDIDPLPSAQRKGLIAVTVMAFLSFIATLVLLLFITYRLVFWRSNYARYIGYNQYIVLIYNLVLADLQQSLAFLICLKWITENKIEASSAACFLQGFWLQIGDPGSGLFVLAIAVHTFILVALGHKLSHRVFVCGVVGVWLFVAILVIIPLAAHGRFVFIPSGAWCWISEEYEPIRLWTHYIWIFLAEFGTVCLYAIMWFQLRRRIKQSAILGNSQTESLKRLRRVIGYMIIYPVAYIVLSLPLAAGRMATAQGQTPSIAFFCVAGAVITSSGLVDVLLYTLTRRNLILESEPSRDRSYNRFASSVNRKTDHLTTITAAEGKHTRTDISVLRTHRHREDDDEFGHTVREGSTDNIVQPSGMELAPLGKVYQHTTIEITHEPAYPEAESSDRSSKGSIGDGKGPAQSARMWGR, from the exons ATGAGTCTGGCTCAGGTGCTGAGTGTGCTGGCCAGTCAAGATGACGAGGGTAACTCCCTTGCACGACGACTGGCTTATACTGACGCTGGCCCTACTTTGGATATCGATCCTTTACCTTCAGCCCAACGCAAGGGTCTTATTGCGGTCACGGTCATGGCCTTCCTATCTTTCATCGCGACTTTGGTTCTGCTATTATTTATCACTTATCGGCTGGTCTTCTGGCGCTCCAACTACGCACGGTATATCGGTTACAATCAGTACATCGTTCTTATCTACAACCTAGTGTTGGCCGATCTGCAACAATCACTCGCATTTTTGATCTGTCTTAAATGGATTACAGAGAACAAAATAGAAGCATCTTCAGCggcttgctttcttcaaggATTCTGGCTGCAGATCGGGGATCCCGGCAGTGGTTTGTTCGTGCTTGCAATTGCTGTCCATACATTTATTCTGGTAGCACTAGGTCACAAACTGAGCCATCGCGTCTTTGTTTGTGGTGTGGTTGGTGTATGGCTTTTTGTAGCCATCTTGGTTATCATTCCACTTGCAGCTCACGGACGATTTGTGTTCATCCCATCGGGCGCATGG TGCTGGATCAGCGAAGAGTACGAGCCAATCCGTTTGTGGACCCATTATATCTGGATTTTCCTGGCTGAATTCGGGACTGTCTGCCTTTACGCCATCATGTGGTTTCAGCTACGACGTCGGATCAAGCAATCGGCGATTCTCGGAAACAGTCAAACAGAAAGTCTCAAGCGCCTGCGACGTGTCATTGGGTACATGATTATCTATCCGGTTGCGTACATTGTTCTATCATTGCCTCTTGCTGCAGGGCGAATGGCAACAGCCCAAGGTCAAACGCCAAGCATCGCCTTCTTCTGTGTCGCTGGTGCCGTGATCACGAGTTCAGGCTTAGTTGATGTCCTTCTCTACACGCTCACCCGCCGAAACCTCATTCTGGAGTCCGAACCGAGTCGCGATCGCAGTTACAACCGCTTTGCAAGCAGCGTAAACCGGAAAACTGACCATCTTACGACCATTACCGCCGCAGAAGGCAAGCACACTCGGACTGATATCAGCGTTCTACGCACCCATCGACACCGTGAAGACGACGATGAATTCGGTCACACTGTGCGCGAAGGATCTACCGACAATATCGTGCAACCTTCCGGCATGGAACTGGCCCCTCTAGGAAAGGTGTATCAACATACTACAATTGAAATCACCCATGAACCTGCATACCCGGAGGCTGAAAGCAGTGACCGGTCGAGCAAAGGCTCCATTGGTGACGGCAAAGGCCCTGCACAGAGCGCTAGGATGTGGGGGAGATAG
- a CDS encoding putative cytochrome P450 (cytochrome protein) — protein sequence MEWQIYLGIAFALWIVQVLYTAFTSPLRRVPGPLYTVLTRLPLKLASLTGNRIYFVHELHRKYGPIVRIAPDDVDISSLAEFREIHRAGSPFLKSKWYEKFVPSKRSGVFTMRDPKEHAARRKLFARPFSKSELRRTWEPAVREKVQLAVSQIQRELKAVGKSDLLKWWTFLATDVSGQLMFGESFNMLQLGKKNQYINVLESTMMGSGIGAELPLVAWLGRHIPLSSFQNMFRATDYLFQYGQRAVTNSRTTSNASRNIFAGMVYESEKGDGIITDEEVVLEAGNLIVAGSDTTAITLTYLIWAVLSQPKLQRELEEEVNSLSADFDDSALEELPLLNAVIMEALRLYGAAPGALPRETPEGGAKFCGYFIPQGMTVTTQAYSIHRDGDIYPDPERFDVSRWLKTETSASELAKKAFSPFGAGGRICLGIHLAWMELRLATAQFFRECAGVRLAPSATWENMRPVNYFLISPRGHQCEVECNY from the exons ATGGAGTGGCAGATATACTTGGGCATTGCATTTGCGCTGTGGATCGTTCAG GTCCTCTATACAGCTTTCACATCCCCTCTTCGGCGCGTCCCAGGCCCATTATACACAGTCCTGACTAGGTTACCTCTGAAGCTAGCAAGTCTCACAGGAAATCGCATTTATTTCGTCCACGAGCTGCACCGGAAATATGGCCCAATTGTCCGTATTGCCCCGGACGACGTCGACATATCTTCACTTGCTGAATTCAGGGAAATTCATCGCGCCGGATCTCCATTCCTGAAGTCAAAATGGTACGAAAAGTTCGTCCCCTCCAAGAGATCTGGAGTCTTTACGATGAGAGACCCTAAAGAACATGCTGCACGGAGGAAGCTGTTTGCACGACCATTCTCGAAATCAGAGCTGCGCCGGACCTGGGAGCCAGCTGTCAGGGAGAAGGTCCAATTGGCAGTCTCTCAGATCCAGCGGGAGTTAAAAGCAGTCGGGAAATCCGACTTGTTGAAATGGTGGACGTTCCTTGCGACAGATGTGAGCGGGCAATTAATGTTCGGAGAGTCGTTTAACATGCTTCAGCTTGGGAAA AAAAACCAATACATAAATGTGCTGGAATCCACCATGATGGGCTCTGGAATCGGAGCGGAGCTTCCGTTGGTGGCGTGGCTCGGTCGTCACATTCCTCTTTCATCCTTTCAGAACATGTTCCGTGCGACTGACTACCTTTTCCAATATGGGCAGCGGGCGGTAACAAACAGCCGGACGACCAGTAATGCTAGTCGTAACATCTTTGCTGGTATGGTGTATGAGTCGGAGAAGGGCGACGGCATTATTACCGATGAAGaggtggtgctggaggccGGGAATCTTATCGTCGCCGGTTCAGATACAACCGCAATCACTCTTACGTACCTCATATGGGCAGTGCTCTCACAGCCGAAACTGCAACGCGAactagaagaagaagtcaacAGCCTCAGCGCCGATTTCGATGACTCTGCGTTGGAGGAGTTACCACTGCTTAATGCAGTCATTATGGAAGCATTGAGGCTTTATGGGGCTGCACCAGGGGCGCTGCCTCGAGAGACACCTGAAGGTGGAGCGAAGTTCTGTGGCTACTTCATTCCCCAAGGGATGACCGTGACCACGCAGGCCTATTCAATCCACAGGGACGGGGATATTTATCCAGATCCCGAGAGGTTTGATGTCAGCCGCTGGCTCAAGACGGAGACGAGCGCCTCTGAGCTTGCCAAGAAGGCTTTTTCACCATTTGGTGCTGGGGGTAGAATTTGTCTTGGGATTCATCTGGCTTGGATGGAGCTCCGTTTGGCGACGGCGCAATTCTTCCGAGAGTGTGCAGGGGTCAGATTGGCGCCAAGTGCGACATGGGAGAACATGCGGCCAGTGAATTACTTTTTAATCTCACCAAGGGGGCATCAGTGTGAGGTTGAGTGTAACTACTGA
- a CDS encoding putative C6 finger domain protein → MTADLENRHSIVQKSSRPPIKLACLSCRTLRIRCDGQTVCSNCVAKGRSCSYVPSRRGGPRYCSSRKYKGNVVRCETVTSVLKVGSRLPKTSSKPGMSPTPGDEWVHQLGGLCGPGAGLRSVEMPFAEIDSIFDSIFGSNVDEINPSPNSKSVSSPVRLYGSNEDILDAYYVFIHPYFPILPPSEHQPVSSRPLARGPPTFEPTSPLSLAISAILSLIPHPNEKKPRTTEYLKRRREYAHCFAQTALGVIEKDYELLSMSQNSQTGLANTTRAFERAPFHPKLEVPLEGVVTLSMLSIYEYAQRGNIDGMLQRANQALALAMSMALHEAVEEEPYADSKRRVWWMTYMMACQASAISGTSPAFDLYDPWFVTPYPEGWKLVVEAQQVLVESAVFASDLDRTMQEADDASWVSKRMEELDRQISSLLFCSRDAPLVSQMAPQPESVERMTSKTMRDFAEIKLHTARIKLHRLCAFQDILSGSIRHPDVSIPTDTNSRMDMPLEMSSDPRLVEDLSLMTQIHKLQMPFTSEESSKICLHAALNIVTLLDNLLYPNHTSDILANTQYARGGCGSELPRTMPTVVCCGVQSSYAMLMLGLKARAIQHTTHDDINVLDTTSLSDFRNELYHNLRLIVKFLENYSIAFEAIQGISDKLNQAIDREFLT, encoded by the exons ATGACCGCCGATCTCGAAAATAGGCATTCTATTGTGCAGAAGTCCAGCCGTCCGCCTATCAAACTAGCCTGTCTTTCTTG TCGTACGTTGCGCATACGTTGTGATGGCCAGACAGTTTGCTCCAACTGCGTCGCGAAAGGAAGATCTTGCTCTTATGTGCCCagccgacgaggaggacCACGATATTGTTCTAGTAGGAAATATAAAGGGAACGTCGTTCGTTGCGAAACAGTAACATCTGTTTTGAAGGTGGGAAGTCGCCTACCGAAGACCTCCAGCAAGCCGGGGATGTCGCCTACCCCAGGAGATG AATGGGTCCACCAACTGGGAGGTTTGTGCGGCCCAGGGGCAGGGCTGCGCAGCGTGGAAATGCCCTTTGCAGAAATTGACTCTATATTTGACTCTATCTTTGGCTCAAATGTAGACGAAATCAACCCCAGCCCCAACTCAAAATCGGTATCCAGTCCCGTACGACTCTATGGCAGTAATGAGGATAT ACTTGACGCTTATTACGTTTTTATTCATCCTTACTTCCCCATATTGCCCCCATCTGAGCATCAGCCGGTGTCTAGCCGTCCGCTAGCTAGAGGCCCGCCAACCTTTGAACCGACGAGCCCTCTAAGCCTGGCTATCTCAGCCATACTGTCCCTGATACCCCATCCAAACGAAAAGAAACCTAGGACGACAGAGTATTTGAAGAGACGAAGGGAATATGCACATTGCTTTGCTCAAACGGCCCTTGGTGTCATTGAAAAAGACTACGAGCTGCTCAGTATGAGCCAAAACTCCCAGACTGGTTTAGCCAACACTACCAGAGCCTTTGAACGAGCACCGTTTCATCCAAAGCTGGAAGTACCCCTGGAAGGCGTCGTGACATTGTCAATGCTTAGCATTTATGAGTATGCACAGCGAGGGAACATTGATGGCATGCTTCAACGGGCTAACCAGGCGCTTGCACTGGCTATGAGTATGGCCTTGCATGAGGCAGTAGAGGAGGAACCGTATGCAGATTCTAAACGCAGAGTTTGGTGGATGACG TATATGATGGCATGTCAAGCATCGGCTATTAGTGGAACG TCCCCAGCCTTCGATCTTTATGATCCATGGTTTGTAACTCCATATCCGGAA GGTTGGAAACTTGTCGTCGAGGCCCAACAGGTCCTTGTGGAATCGGCCGTATTCGCCAGTGACCTTGATAGGACGATGCAGGAGGCTGATGACGCATCATGGGTTTCGAAACGTatggaggagcttgacaGGCAGATATCgtctcttttgttttgcaGCCGAGATGCTCCCCTAGTCTCTCAGATGGCGCCACAGCCTGAATCCGTTGAGCGCATGACATCAAAGACTATGAGGGACTTTGCAGAGATCAAGCTACACAC GGCACGGATCAAACTGCACCGATTGTGCGCATTTCAAGATATTCTATCCGGCTCTATACGACATCCAGATGTATCGATACCCACGGACACGAATTCTCGGATGGATATGCCGTTGGAAATGAGCAGCGACCCTAGATTGGTTGAAGACTTGTCGCTGATGACCCAGATCCACAAGCTTCAGATGCCGTTCACCAGCGAGGAGTCATCCAAAATCTGCCTGCATGCAGCACTCAACATTGTCACCTTGCTTGATAACCTACTCTACCCGAATCATACTAGCGACATCCTGGCTAATACACAGTACGCCCGCGGGGGGTGTGGTAGTGAACTTCCTCGAACGATGCCAACAGTGGTATGCTGCGGAGTGCAGTCCAGCTATGCAATGTTGATGCTGGGTCTCAAAGCGCGGGCTATTCAACACACTACACATGATGACATTAATGTTCTAGATACCACGTCTTTATCCGATTTTCGGAACGAGCTATACCACAACTTACGGTTGATAGTCAAGTTCCTAGAGAATTACTCTATCGCCTTTGAGGCTATCCAGGGGATAAGTG ACAAATTAAATCAGGCCATCGACCGGGAGTTCTTGACGTAG